The Humulus lupulus chromosome 7, drHumLupu1.1, whole genome shotgun sequence region ctccaagagagtcctcgacttcatggtcaagagcattatctgtcgGTTTGGGttgccaaagaaaatcgtattagacaatgggacgcagttcgacagcgacctcttcaccgaattctgtgaaaggtacggcattgtgaaaagtttctcctccgtggcctatccccaggaaaatgggcaggtcgaggccgtcaataagacactaaaggcgagccttaagaagaggctagacgtagccaagggggtctggccagaatagctcccccaagtactgtgggcataccggacctcgcatcgaactcctacgggtcatactcctttctccctagcttttgggagtgaggcagtccttcctgtcgagataaagatatcttcgcatagagtccagacgtatgaccaggaccacaatcacgaactactttgcgcgtccctcgacctgattgatgaaagacgagaagattcgcagctctagctcgcgcattaccagcaaaaaatcactcgttatttcaactcaaggtcagaaaacgcgcctttagcattggcgacctggtcctcaagagagtcttcttagccagcaaggaccccaaagacggagtattgggaccgaactgggaagggccataccaagtaatcgaggtcataaaggaaggaacctacaagttagctcggctaaATGGAGAAGCAAttccacggacttggaacgccatccacttaaagaaatattatgagtaatacccttgtaaggcttactcagaaaggccaatttttgtttattaagcaatgagaattaaaaaaaaaatcattattgtgtatatttgcgaatgtaatctcaagtaaccacgaaagaccctttcccaattaattggggggcatatggtacctggacacaaccaggtcgccttaaagacttagaagttgattcaaatcgattgatcgatgtttttcttaaaaagcacgagatattgataaaggattaacacgaactaagtcgtatcctggatataaccaggtcgtcttaaaacttagaagttaattcaaattgattgatcattgtttttcttaaaaagcactaGATATTGAtcaaagttaacacgaactaagttttcaaattaacgtcctggatgtaaccaggtcctaaaacttagaagtcaattcaaattgattaatcgttgtttttcttaaaaagcacgagatattgataaaagttaacatgaactaagttttcaaattaacgtcctggatgtaaccaggttctaaaacttagaagttaattcaaattgattgatcgttgtttttcttaaaaagcacgagatattaagcaaaaattaacgcgaactaagtttttaaagtaatgtccaggatgcaaccaggacttttcttagaagttggctcaaaattgattatgttttttcctagaaaagcataaaatatcaatcgcagcaccaacaaaaactaagattattaccaaaATGCATAAATGCAAAATAATGCaaatcaattaaaagcaaaaAGTTGGCAAAGCCAATTGTCTcaaggttagaaaacctcatacaaaattacaaaaaatatatatatgttgttcaAAGGGCAGAAAgaaaagaagtcctaggccccgccaggctgctTCGATGAGGTCATCACCTCGCCTTCCTGCTCGGCGGCTgcggaggtctccccggtctcggagggcgcctcttgctgaatGCGAGCTTTGAAATTCTCCAGGAAGTTGTCCCATGCCTTCGCCCCCATAAaagagaagtcaccatctgggttgtagacccagcaatggtacagcatggcctccatggaggagctagcggctgccctctccgtcgccagggcggccttggcctcctcggcctagGCCTTCGCAGTGTCCAATGTGGCCCGAGAGGCCCTGGCTTCCTCGAGCTCAGTCCTCGCGGCGGCTAAAGCAGCCTTGGTAGCCTCGACCTCTTGCAGCTTAGGTcgagatgcctccagctcggcctgcgcagtcgccagggcatccttggcatcctgttcctgcttttgggcagtcttaatGACAGCCAAAGTTTTCTGGTGCTCACCCCACATATCCTCGAGCCGagccctagatcgggatatgctccgatggagagccaaggcaccctgcaagatcgaaagatgataaggcaactgccttagaagaAAAAACAAACATGTGATGCATAATGAGCAAGGGATACAAACGGTAAGGCCAACTTACTGTGAGAGCCATCCCCAGTGaggactccatcacgttctccgaGCTCCTCGTCTGTTCCTTGGGAGACCTCCAGCGCCTGCTTCCGCctcacctcgtcctcctcgtcttcttCTCCTgcagcctcctcctcggggatgggcgctatctcgcgagctggagggaggccccgcggtctcctcaaggccaaagtctggcctggggagattagtttgcacgccagcatcgtctcgtccgacacgagctggcgatagtcgttttcgctggggggcagccccgccaatgtctcgtattgacccccgagggtcacgaacttggccgtcctcgcgaaaatggctgcatggttgtctctaagtcaggaactaataaaggaagataatcaataatcaacttacgagctaagagcaaAGGGTACTTACGAGGGCAGTTGAAATAATGATGTTCGCAATTGTGAAACCCtttcgacatgaagaactggtctttgaagtcgttggggtggctgggtagcttgatgaccgcagccgtgtttggaaaatgggtcaagtagtagaacccgtcgcctcgccccctctgctccggggtggccttgaggcagaaaaagtaaaggatgtccgcaggcgtggggacctcccattcctgcttcaggaataagtatctcaaccccgctaacaaacgataggagttaggggggagttggAAAGGAGCTAGCTTCACGTAATTGAGAAATtctgcgaagtactggtccaacggaAGGatggccccagccttgaagtgctcgtcactccaggccgcgtattcttcatcgagcggtgcgcagctccgctcgccttttaggggaggtcgggcatttagggcgcccctcccaatctcaatattgtgggaaaggaatatcttattcactttcccctggttggtgatcttcgagacgaccctctcggcctcgaagaaggcgtcgggccccacctcgagctcctgctccacggctggaCCGAAAACGGGGATTGGAGAGTCCATGACCACCTCTTTTCCTTTGGCTTActgagaagacgagctgccagcagtcttcttaggggcgttcttctttggtcccatctggtcgcctaacgaacaaaagaagaaatttcagaaaaggcgacctaagcataggaAAGAGTCTggtgcgaagtgtttcctttacacgggctgaggtaatctcagcccgtggagagtgagaccacgcagttctatgaacacgcgcctgtgctcccaacggatccccaattactcagaatccatgtgtcaggagggtcaggataaaagtttgccttggaaggaaagtttcagtaggcaaacagtgcaaaaccgcctatgaagcgtgtcccctaagctacccggttttgcacccaaaaggctggctatttcaaacaggcataccaaaaatcctacccagaaaatttccccagaaagcgtaccctatgagtcatgctcctaaatggttttttctatgatcgatgccctaaaataaaaacctacgcctatcgtacccacaaaaaccaacagaatgttgcatgcggctacagaaacaatttacctaagcaacagtgaagagGAAATTTAAAGCTTGCATAAGCAGAGAACTTACAGAGTGCTTTGCTGTGGGGAAGatgaaagggtcgtctgggttggagccttGTCGAAAtagctggtgccaaagcctcaaaggagctctcgcGTCTGAACTTCTAGAACGACTGGGAACAGTAACTGGAAGAAAAAAAAGGGtttttttgagactgagaaggaagaaaaagatggggaaataaaaaaaatttcaaatgaacgggtggcccatgcgtaaggtggtcaccccttttatatacgtaagaggccaagTAAGGGGGGTcgttggattgccttgatgtaggatacgaggttttctactcgaaaggcgaaatgacggccgagtataggctaggccatttaatgcggttctcggaagacgtaccgtcaccaaccacgatgctccacgtattcgacgcctgcgtaatgggcaggatgtgaagagtccacaagaaagcccccactgtggcacCAGGTGgcgtcgtgtgccacgagcaggggcttggggggcaaatgtacgccctaattctccacgggctattggCGAGCTTAGGTAGGGCATAATTatgtcagccacgtggatgccacataCCCAGAGCTGTtgttaccaggtcccacctctttagctcgagataaccaaaggcttactaagattactaaggagtcggatCAGGAGTATAGACACCACaggctaagaagacatccagctcaaGGGACGtgcttgagttggaagctgtgaccctttataaagtcaaccacgcaatgtaaacgtgcatatatcagacatcacgtatctgatatatccttgaattctcggacacacagcataaacgtgcgtgttcaggcacccacgactgggttgggccgtgcggcccattatcccccttacctattgattagaccacacttcctttgtcaggttttaggaattaatcatgaatgtcacaaaagtgacatgatgggtaagaaggtcacgagatgaccccccttgccaacccccaggtgccttctcctataaatatggagaccatgggagttgcaaagggttggattctattgtgtaacgaaataccttgtaaagaataccagaaagctagcaataatattggctggtggagtagaaggattttaacttttgaaccacctaaaaaaatattcgtatcatcattttattaaaagatcattcatcttttacggttcattacttagcactaatcccattctcttattctattaattgcatgttggcgaagaaccgcgtcaacaatcgTGCATTTAACcattaaacatgcatttcacatattcacataatcatgcctTTTCGATCAGACAATACAGACGAGCATACATCATTTAGCAGTTATCCAGATATTGAGCATtcaaacatgcttaatcaaacaatcacaggcataatcataatcatgttcattcacAGAGGCGCAAGCCCTAATTATAATCATGTTTggcaatcgggccaagccctaatcacatataacacatattgggtgcagttttctttcctcgaGCTTTGTTTTATTAAAGAAATGACCCCGAGCACTATCCCTGACCTGAGCCTtgtggaaaccctagtcacaatacaaGTATACGTTCATCAAGAATCAACCCCAGATCCTGAGTCCCAATCTGAACTCTAACTCTCAGTACCACTATTCCTAGTTAACGGGGCACTAAAAATgttccccgagcccccaagcaggCCCAAATCGGATTCCCAAGCCCCCAAGCCTTACTCTCAAAAATTCAGCTAAACCACTTTTCGGGGACCCTGACGCGGTCACGCCCATAGAAAATTTGGGGTTTTCGGGGCATTGGCCTGGTTGCGCCAACCCCTGGTGCAGTCGCGCTCCTCTACTTGGGCCCCCAAATTAAAGTTCAACTACActctttctgggacactagcgcaGTCGCGCCCAACCTAGCACGATCGCGCTGGGTCGCTAGAAACGCAATTCGAGCCCAGAATATTGGTGTTCTTCACCAATTGAAAACTATACAATTTTCCAACAGAATTAGACCCCAAATTTGACCCAAACAGATGTTTCTAACAGAATTTCAACCTCAAAACGTACCACTAAGCTtaggcaacaaaacccaacactCATCTCACCACAACACAACCATAAACTTAAAACTAAAGATCAAAACTAGAAAACCCAAGAACACCATTAGAATGCCAAAAACAGGGGTCTTACCTCTGAATTTATCTGAGGAAATTCGAACTCGTTTGGTGCAAACACTCCTAACAGCCTTAAGCCCCTTGCCACAAGCTACTCCCTTCAATTTCCTCAAGAATCCAAGCTTAGCCTAACCCTTTTTGGTTACCCTTGAGTGCTCTTCCAAAATGGCCAACAAGTGAGAGTGGAGCAGGAAAAACGTGAATTTGCATCAGCCTTGACCCTTAACCAAATCCCACTAGCCACatgtcaaaagaccaaaatacccttgccttattGTTTTTCTTCAAGACAATTCCAAGGGAAAATTTGTCATTTGGCATAATTCTCGTTAATCTAAAATTACCCCATACATTCCCAAATAAATCTATCAAACCAAATATTCACCAATTAATTcacgttactcaataaatcctcgtaatttaccaaattagccaaaatacccctaagcttaccccgagctgggtattttattccattgtgacttttccgctaacttgctcactaggatcgcctcgtgccaggtaactcaaatatatctacataataatgtggtaacaattataaatcacatatatttaatTATGAAAATTCCATTcaaataagaaacgggcccacacacatgcttaatacacctaaacatgcaaacatagtcatattatgatataactcacataataattcaattattatcCTCCTAGcctccctaatcaaggcactaagccttattaaaaATGCTCAGATGGCTACCCGGGTCAGTACTTCCATCGTATGGAGTCGCATGGGGTATCTTAAAACCATTTGGAAAGGGTGTGCTTgaaatatgaggagcaaaaggTTCAACCTCCTCGTCCGAGTCATATGCTTATTCCTTGTTTTTCCCTTCTCGAATGAGCCTAAATTAATCCTCGAGCACATTAATCCTTTCATGAACCGGGTCTATTAAAGGCGGTGCCAATACCCTAGGAAGCTGGTTATTGTCCAAAGGAACTCCAACTCCTTCCTAGTGTAATGGGTTATAATTATTCCCATATATGTGTTGTAGAGTCTCTCCTCATTGGGCATTTAGATGAGCCCTCAAGTCCGGGTTTGGCTGATTGTACTGCCCCCGATTCTGATTTAAATGGTCTCAATAATCAAGACCATTATTGGGATAATTCAAGTAGTATCTTAGCTCGGTGTTATACATATTCACTGACCTACTAACATCTTGGTTGTTAGAACGATACCTACCCTCAACAAAACTGACtgttctttgttgtttttgctgctgttGGTGAGCATAGTTTCGAGGTGGGTTGTCCACGTGTACCCTGATCCCAGTAGCTCGGGACTTGGATAAGTGACTTTACGACTGTTGGGGTCGCCTTGCCTGCCTTGGCCCTTAGTTCGCTCCTACAGTGACCTCATGATTATCCCTATGTCCATATCCGATTATGGGATTTCTATCTCCACTTGCGCTCATTGTGCTTTGGGCTGGCCTCTGAGGTATCCCTTCGCCAGCTTGAGTTCTGCCTGGGACGTGTTGCGGTATGCCTTGAACTGGTGACGGGTGCCTCATGGGTGAAGGAAGATGCCTAGTCAGAGATGGTGGGGGTTTCtcgctattttgggccgacctcgCAGGCTCTAGGTTATTGCTTTCGAGCTGCTTGTGGAGCAACTCGGTTATTCCCAGTGTTTGTATGGGCCTCCTGTGCCTGGTTAGTGTTAGCCTGCAGGGGATTTTGAGATGAAACCCTCGACTGGCTAACTCTAGGGTTCGATGTAGCTCCTATTGTCGGGGCCTGTCGAGCCCTCTGCTCGGCCATTCAGGTCGCGGTACTTCCTTAAGGTCACCCCTGGTCCTCTTGGAGGCGCTTGGGCTTCAGCAGCCCTTCTTGCCATTTCGTCGTTCAATCAAGTGGCCTCAGCCAGCCTCTCTCTCAACCGTTGATTATCCAATTCTTCCATTGGGATGTACCTCTCAGGATTATAATAATCCTTACGAGGTGGTCTTGAACTTTGGCCAGGATCACATGGTGTTGTAGATGCACTCCCCCCATCTGGAGTTTGATCATCATTTATGGACTGTTTGTCTGCCTGTCGAGGGTTCTCCTCAGTCTGGTGTAGTTTCTTTTGAGATTCTGGGTAGTGGTCGTCCACTTCCAAATCCAGGGATGTTTCCAGTGGGTGCAGCCATTTATACGATGAACAAATGTTTGAATAAGAGGTTTATATGAATCgattaatgctctcaatgaaagcatcaaagtGTTGACGAcattttcgtcaactaaaaacaATAGCAATTAAGCTAAATGAATAATTTAGAAAGAAAATAATGACAGAGATTTTTAatatggttcagtagttaaatttacctagtccacgagacactTTTATTAAGATAATCTGCGTTAAAACCTGAAGGCAATTTCATAGAGTTTGAGTAAAGAATTTGTGCGTGAAAATAACAAGTGAATAATCACATGTATTTATAGACTGGGTTCAAATTCTTTTCCCATGATTTTGGCAAAGTTACATAACAATacacatttgaatttgaaatatattGAATCCCTAAAGAATCGGGTTGACTAAACTAATACATAAACTGATTCTGTATATATAGGctttaattactcaaatgtaactACCTGGCATCTTTAAAGATACGCTTTCAAGCCTACCACCACGGTCTTCGAGCTGACTCCTGCAATGTCGCCCGAACCAATAGCTACGAACCTTCCGAGGTTAGCCTCTATCTAGACCTTTCGAGCTGACCCCCCCATTTCAAGCCGAAATGGTTAGGTGGCATCAATAATAATGATATACAATGCTCAATTTGATTATTTCCCTAGCCTACATTTGGAGATAATTTAATATGTCTCGAAATTTAGAGTATAACAATAAATATCCAACAAAAGGAGAAGGCAGAACATAAGAAAATATAGCTGCTCTTTATTGCAAAATTAAGATAAATGCAATGGTAGGGAAATCATGCTATTTATACTAaagtcatattatatatatatataaagactaAAATAactgttaaaaaaaataaaaccaacTTTCTAAAGTAATAATATTTACTTTAACATCCTCTactaaataatataacaatattcATACTAATGAACCATAGAAACAAATGAAAATATGAGAACAGTTTCTGCTTCTCAGTTTTTCATGTTGTTAATTTACACATTTGGAACgtaagtaatttaaaaaaaaagatttaatttCTTCTTATTACTCACTCACTCATCTTTCTTTACAATTCTTTTCATTACAAATCAGTAAACATACTCAAATATTTTCAACAGAAAACAGATATAAGCTCTAAAAGAATAACAGTTAGTTTCATCATAATTTGTAACTTTATCATCGTTATGGGTTTCAGCATTAAAAGCAAAAggacaaaagaaaataaaaacgaACTCAAAGTAAAGCCTAATGTGAACACTCGAAAGATGTTCTGTGTCATGTATGGAAAGATATGAACTCATTGAGTGCAGTAGAATGGACTGGGGGCAGTAGTCATGAACAGAAGCCCCACAAACTAGACTACAATGACTCCATCAACAAAAGTCCAAGCCAAAGATATTTGTAGGGTCAAGATGTTATCTAAAATGGTAAACTGGAACAATCTTCTTTGTTCATTTTATTCACGGTGAGTCTGTGACTTTCCAAAATCTACTTTTAAACTTTTCTGCTGTATACATTGAACCTAAAATGAAGGGTCATATAGTCTATTACAATATATTATTCTTTTCATATGTAAAGTTTTAGTAAAGCATGGTGTAATTATGGTGTTGAGTAATAAGCTCCAAACAGAGGCAGTTCTTATGTTCAGCTTATAATTATTTAGTATTATAGTGTGTTTTGAAGTTTGAACTATTCAACCTGATTTGTTAAAGCTAAATATTAAACAAGTGGCCGGAATTGGTGGTTTTATGTTTGGCATTTTATTGTGTTAAGCAATATATGCTTATTTTGTGTCCAAGTACATTTGAATATAATAGAAAAAGTTCCCTGTTGATTGGTTTGGTCAATTGATTGGAGACTTTTTCTTTGGGTATTTTGAATTGAGAAATGACTTGGAAAACATAATAGGCTATCAGCAACCAATAAGGTGGCATACTTTTAAATACAAAGGCAGACAGAATTAGCCTCCTTAATAGTGGCAGCTGATTTTAagttctattaattaattaagtctaaatttaaaaatattcagTTTATCAAACCAAGTAACAGTTTAGTTTTCAGGGGAAtacaataataattttaattGAGTTTTAAGAGTTGAAGTAAATGACTAACTATGCAGAAGCCAACAACTGCAATATATTTATTTAACCTAAACAAAGTTGATAAGATTATTAGCCAATGTCATAGCGTTCAACAAATGGTTGTTTATTCCTGAGACATCAGCAAAGTGACATATTAGTTTCCATTTACTTGTTTTTCTTAACAGAAAAGTAATATACTTTGTTGAATGTTGATGTGTCCACAAATACTCACTCATCCAATTTATCAACATgtgtttatgttatatatatatatatattaatattgatGGCATTTGATTTTTTCTGAGACAAATTACCTTatgtaattgtttaaaaataattgttAATTATCTTATCAATTTATGAATTAATCAAATAATTTAGACTAAACAGAATTCATCTCTGCTCGTGATAAGTCCAACCctatatacatttatatttaaAGAGTATTGCTATTAAGTAAAAGCTTTGACTTATTTTTGTATTTGGATATgtcttgtaaatatttttttttttttgaatgaaaagttaatttcaaaatatttggatatcactaaaaaaaaaagattggttATCATAAATTAAGAATGATAAAAATTATTCTAATTTAAATAATTAGTTCTCATAAAAGTATTTTGGAACTTCTCTTGAAAGACTTTTTGAattaaaaaatgttttttttttctcaaacaacttcaaaaatatatttttagttgtGAAAGCTaaaaacaacttaaaataagCTAAATTAAATAAGAGAATAATTCATAAAATAATGATATGTACACTCAAATTATGCACAAAAATATTACACCAACTAAcgtgataatatttttttaaatagtaagtcatgcttaaaataaatttaattggttaaatgaaaaTGTCACGTCAGTTGGTGGTGTTCAAATAGTGCTGGACACTATATTTTGTACACCAAAATTATGCACCAAAATATTACAGCCAACTTATATGACGATTTTATTTAactaatcaaatttattttagacAAAACCTACccttttaataaataatgacacATCAAATATAATGTTTTGGTACAAAATTTTAGAGCTCATTGTTCATTGTCCAATAATCATATTTAAATGTACGTAGGAATCCAAAAAGACATGGTAATGGATCTACATGTTCTCACATAaattatataatctaattatatgaagaaaaaataaaCCGACTGACTAACCCACATGATTAAAGGTTGGTATTCAGATATAATTTGTTTAAAAATATCTGGTATGATTATGGTATAGATCACTCATctgaatatatgtatattatatagAAGAAACAATGTATTAAGACCTCCTTGACTatctattaattttatatatttctgTATATTGTGTCACAAAATGATTTGTCATCATGGCGTGGTCAAAGCCTTGTCCTTCAAGATACTTGATTTATCACCACCCTATATTACTCTCtttgataaaaaataatcaaaGATAAAGAGATTTCTGGCTCTACCATAAGATTTTCTTACACAATACCCCACAAATGTAAATTTATTTTGGCTAAAGGACAAAAAATATGATAAGGAAAGAAAACATACCAAGCTTTTGGTCCAAAGTGACTGCATCGACATATTTATCCTGGGATATGATAAAAACAAAGGGTGACTGCCTTGGCCTGGCTTCGATGGTAGAATAGGTGGCGGCTACCTTTGTGTCGCTGGGTACCTTCCGAGAAGGTTCTGGACTATAAAATTCTCTTCTTTTAAAGGGTTGAACTTGATTCCTGTTCTTTCTTAGTTAGAAGGATTGAATTTAATTTTCATTATTCATACTTTTCTACACTTGCTTATTATTTTTGTCGAAACTTTACACTATTGTTTCTTACTCTAGAATCATCTTGCCTAGTTGGTCTTGATCTTTCTATCTATTTCTACGCCTATACTATTTTTCTCATAGCTTTATCCTATTTCctctttatcttcttcttcttctgtgaGTTTCAGATAAGAGTTAGCGGTTGATTTTCATGGATACCCTTTTCGAAGATTTACATGGTTCCATGAACAACAACTTCAGATTTGAACATGACCCCCAGAACCTTGATCATGATTATAATAAAGGTAACCATGAATTCATCGATCCTATTTCACCTCCCACCAATTCAGATCTTCAGGGTGAGCCTTCTCCATCTTCAGCCTCAGGCTCAAGTTCGGAGGGTGACTCTCTAGAAAGCGGTGAGTTTAGCAATGCTATTATTCTCAGATTCATCAACGAGGTACTTATGGATGAACAAGAAGAATTGGAGAAGAAGCCCTGCATGTTGCACGATTGTTTGGCTCTCCAAACTGCTGAAAAATCATTCTATGATGTCATTGGTGAGGAGTACCCCTCTCCACTTCCTTGTTTGGATCAAAAGTTTGAGAATCCAAACCATCAGTATGTTCAGAGCTTCAGTAACGACAGCAGCATCGGATCTAGTACTATTACTAGTCTAAGCAACCTGGGTGTCGACTCGAATTGGGTCTGGAATCAAGATGAAGTTGGATCCTTTGCTGTCCAAAGTCCAAGTATTGAGTCACCTGAAGATACCCTTTTGACCCCAGATTCATATGGTGAAACAACTCGACCCCCTTGGCATTTGGGAGGAGAAGCAGTACAAGGGAAATCAGGTTTCTTTCTTCCAACGAAACTGAACAGGACAGCGTTTGCCATCCCAGAAAACCACGATAGCCATTTCAGCACATTAGATGgatctgaaggaaagaaaggtcATCATCAGAGAGAGTTTGGTACTGATAgtccagaagaagaagaaggaagaagcAACAAACAGACAGCTGTGTATCCCGACTTTTCTGAGCCAACGGAGTTCTTTGATGAGGTACTCCTCTGTCCAAAACCAACACAAAACGACAACGAACCTTGTGCTTTTAATGAAAACGACGACAACAAACCAAGGCAACAGCGGAAGAAGCAGCAGCCAAAAAGAACAAAGCAGAAGAAACGAAACAACAGCAACCGGGGATTGGTGGACTTCACCACACTTCTGACGCAATGCGCACAAGCCGTGGCCAGCTATGACCAAAGAACCGCAACCCAACTCCTCAAACAGATAAGAGAACACTCTTCTCCTCACGGCGACGAAAGCCAGAGGTTAGCTCATTACTTTGCCAATGGTCTCGAGGTACGCTTATCAGGAGGGACGCCGTCGTACAGCCATCTCGGCAGCAAT contains the following coding sequences:
- the LOC133791106 gene encoding scarecrow-like protein 30 translates to MDTLFEDLHGSMNNNFRFEHDPQNLDHDYNKGNHEFIDPISPPTNSDLQGEPSPSSASGSSSEGDSLESGEFSNAIILRFINEVLMDEQEELEKKPCMLHDCLALQTAEKSFYDVIGEEYPSPLPCLDQKFENPNHQYVQSFSNDSSIGSSTITSLSNLGVDSNWVWNQDEVGSFAVQSPSIESPEDTLLTPDSYGETTRPPWHLGGEAVQGKSGFFLPTKLNRTAFAIPENHDSHFSTLDGSEGKKGHHQREFGTDSPEEEEGRSNKQTAVYPDFSEPTEFFDEVLLCPKPTQNDNEPCAFNENDDNKPRQQRKKQQPKRTKQKKRNNSNRGLVDFTTLLTQCAQAVASYDQRTATQLLKQIREHSSPHGDESQRLAHYFANGLEVRLSGGTPSYSHLGSNGASAFDLLKAYQVYITACPFKRMSHIYANRTILKLSEKASRIHIIDFGVLYGFQWPCLIQRLSERPGGPPMLRFTGVEFPQPGFRPSERVIQTGRRLTNYCERFNVPFECNMIAQKWETVKIEDLKLDRDELTVVNCLDRMKNLPDETVIEDCPRDEVLRLIRRTNPDLFIHGVVNGTHNAPFFLTRFREALFHFSAQFDMFEASLPREDQHRLMFEKEVFGRDVVNVVAGEGLQRVERPETYKQWQVRNVRAGFRQVGLDGELVKLVRNMVKKHYHRDFVVDEDGMWMLQGWKGRIFQAMSCWRPA